In Phyllopteryx taeniolatus isolate TA_2022b chromosome 5, UOR_Ptae_1.2, whole genome shotgun sequence, the DNA window TGAGGAGCCCCTCCATTTCCAACTTTTGCCGCTTTTTAATCAAGTCAACTTCACATAAATCCAGAGactcttcttttatttttaagagtgAAGGAAAGTGTCGCTTCAGGCTGCCTTCAAGAACAGAGGTGGCAGAGCTGCATGCAAGTCCATTGTGCTTATTACCTGTGGCAATGACTGTTCCAAACTTAGGCCCATTAGTTAAAGCTGCGCTGAGGCAATCTGACCCATGTTTTGGGGATTGGGTAAGCCGCGTCCCTGGGGAAACTGGGAGGCCTTTGGGATGTTTGGGGCACGTAAACTGGCCTACATTAGAAGAATAGTCCAGCAGTCTGTCTTTGGTCAAGCCACAAGGTTTAATGACTGGTTGATCCATCTGATGATCAAGTCGATGGGTGATCGAGGGATACAGTCTGCTAATTTGAATGTGGGAAGGCAACACAGATTGTCCTACATGTTGAGTTGGACTGATTGGGTCCATCCGCAGGAAGGAATGGGAAGTGTCCAATGGTCCAACATGACGGTTGGTGTTGCTCTTCTGAAGGCTGGCTGCAGGGGACAAACATTGGTCTGATGGCGAAACACTGATTCTATGTGAAGGCAGCCCAGGTGGTACATGCTGCCTTTCTACATTTCTGATTGGACTGTTAGGAAATCCAGGACGTTCATAACAAGGATAGTTGAAGCCCTGCACAAAGGAGTTATTTGGTTGTGTTTCAGTGCTatgcaaaaacaaaggaatgtcACCATGAAGTGTCTGAGGGAATGTATAATGCTCCCGCGGGCTTGGAATTGTGCTTTTTCGCATAACGGGAACGTCTTCTCTCTGCTTGCCACCAATATCCCGACAATGTGTTCTGTTTTCTACCTCCACATTGGCCTGCGGGTAGTAAAACATTGAGTGCTTTGTTGGATGGCCATATTTGGACATGGGATAACATTCTTGATAAAGCTCTGAGGTCATATGCTCATATGTTGCATGGGAGGGGTGAAAGCCTGCATAGCTTCCAGGGGAAGGCTGTAAATGTCTGCTCTGCTCACTTAAAGACGTTACCATGGAGAGAGGAGACATACAGGGGTAGCCACAGTAGTTTGGCTCCATTCGAGTTGGCCTTCCTCTGCTCAAACTTTCTGCAGACATGCTATGGACTTGTTCTTCACTGGGATGCAACGGTAAACCTTGCTGTTTGTCTTGCCCCTTTCGCTGGATGGGTGATCTTTTGTTGTGGTAAGCCTCCCCTCGAGTCCAGCCGTGCTCAAAATCAGCAATGGCTGCTGTCTGGGATCTTTGCTCCACGCTGTACCGATGTCCCATCATGCAACCCAGATCATGGCAGCAGGGCTTATGTCCATACACAGCTTTTGGAATCGCTAAGAAAACGGGATTGTCATACAACAGAGATGAATTGTCACCGCCAGTTGTTGCGCCAGAGGCATGACTTATCGGACTTCTTGCATCCAACAGAGAAGCGTTTGATTTAGTCCAAGGTGATGTCAACTCTGCTGCATCCTTTCCTCGGGGGTTGTAGGCCAAATAGGCCCCGCCATACTGGAGCACCGGCTTTACAATAAACCCAGACATGTCTGATGGCTTTGACAGTCCAGCAAATGCCACAGTTTCATCAAATAAAGGCATCTTGGCTCAGAACATCTCTACCAGGGTCTGCTTTGAATGGTTGTTCATCCTGTTGTCAGGCTATGGTGTGGCTCCAAacctaagaaaataaaaaataaaataaaataaagtgtaaGCACATGTAATATAGTTCATAATCTGTTTTTGAGCAATTTCCAGATTCGGGTTCAACCATTTACATCATACTGGGAAATGTAGAGTCTCCAAAAAACTAACCTCCCATGCAAGTTTTTAGACTGGAATTAACATAAAACCTCAGACCTCAGCCTTTTGAAAGATgcattcaaaaaaacatttggcacTCGAGGGTCACATGCGGGCCGTGATGCCAATTATCACATGTATAGCAAATATGGAAAATAAGTAATAATTTGAGGAATGCATAACGGCACCTAATAATTTAATCAATGGGAATATGTTCAGACAACTCTGGCAAATGTCTTTAAATTATCACTTGTTTATcccacatatacagtaaatgactgATTATACAAAATGTCaccgattattattatttttatatgcaTCTGTAATACTCAAAGTCATTTAATGACATCTTACAAGATGtgttggttaattttcataatGCATATGTAGGAGGTGGGTAAAATACCTATGATAGACAAAGGCGTACAGGAGATTAGGGTTGCACAGTATAACGGAACTAAAAAAGTATTGCGATACCTTGCCGTCAAAACGTATCAGTACTGGTACTTCTGCGCATATAGCAAACAAAACTTTATCCAAAAAGAGGCTCGCTGCGCTTGCTTAAAGCTGTTTAACAGTCACTCCTATAAAATATGCACTGGATTTGTATGTGGAAAAACCTAGCAATCTAGCAATCAGTGAGCTTTATTTCATACTTTAACTATTTACAGGAGTTTTATGTTAGGTCGATGACCTCAAATCAAAAGACAACAGAAATATTGCAAGACTAAACATTGTGCATTGCTCAGCATACTTCATATCGCCAACTAACAGCACAGTCTGACTGTAAATAACAAAGATAAGAACTAATAAGAATTAGTCATCACATACCAGTGGTGTTTCTTCTTTAAAGAACATATgatcaaattatttaaaaagaaacatttactATCCTCCACTGCCCAATTATATTTTGAATTCATAAAAACACTAAGAATTTTAAGTTCCATGTTTTGTCATCTCTTAATTCCACTGCTTGATGTTTTAGGTTTATTACATGGTATAATTTCAGTATCGAcgaggtactttatgcaggtatagAATCAAAAGTCCGAATTTTGGTGTTGTGACAACTCAGCTAAGATGTTAAAAGTCAGCCACACATTTGCAGGTGCACATCATCAGGCAATTATGGAGCCATCCTGTTGTCAAATTATTAAGAAGACTCCGATCTAGATTAGTGTGCTTTTTCCGGTggtagaacaacaacaaaaacggcCCTACACTGACAAACTCTTAGCTCGTGCATCTTGCGTCAAAGCTTTTAGTCCCATATTTGCTACGCATGTCATGGCATGAAGACGTGCACGTGTCACAACTTCCACAGTTAGTCGACAGGAAACCAGTTAAACTTCTTAAACACAAAAAGGGCCGGAGTGCAGGTTTGCCTGTGCCTTCTTTGtgacctttaaaaataaaagaacttGAAAGACAACTTGAAATCATTAAACTGGCacggactttaaaaaaaacaaaaaaaacacgcacataACTTAGTGTAAAGAGTACAAAACGTGGCGCTAACCATCTTCACAATGCCAGGCATTTAACGGACAAAAACGTGACTATACGCATATTCCGTTTTATTAGTATTAGTTTGTTTTCTCCCTTACGACTATCATCATTAGCTAAACTTTTATTAGTATTAGTTTGTTTTCTCCCTTACGACTATCATCATTAGCTAAACAACAAAGTTATATTTCAAATGCAATGTTTCTTTACCTCGCTCGGTGATGTCAACCGGCActttcgacaaaaaaaaaaaaatacaaaaactccACGTAAGATAAATCCAAAATGGGAAAACGTTTTCGGTTTGTCAGCGGGTCAGGCGGAGGTATTACCATTCCCCTACCCGAAAAATCATGTGGAGGAagagtgggggggaaaaaataaaaacgtggtTGTTGTGCTTGGGTCTGTCCTGAAAAACTTTCCCGCGCCCTGCGGATGTCCACgcgtttttttttggtggggggggggtgtgaacCGCGAACACACACAGTGAGGACGAAGACaaaagagaggaggaggaggaagaagaagatgaaggaTGGTCTGGGATTAATAGGCGGAGTTTTGTTTTCAACACGTGATCATGACCATCTCAACAATCTCCTCATTGCACAAATCAGCCAAAGTGAACTTTTACTAAGTCATTGATTTGAACTCTTTGGAACTCTTTCATGTTGTCCCTTATCGTAGagttgggagaaaatgtttgtcAATGGTGACTCAGTGGCGGGCTTGCATTTGGTACCTTGGCCTTCAGAGACTTTATCTACCTCTTTATAACGCCACCATCACATCACAGTTATAGAAGTCACCAATACAATACAGAAAGCCAATATAACAGCACATAACTATTACGACTACCTTGATGGCAATCCCCGTTAACGTCGGACAGCTGGACTGGATGTgttgcagatatctgtaatACAGTTTTGCCGAGTCACAAATAACATTTCAGATATCCTTGACTAAATTCTTCCTTTCCTAAAGTGGCATCCATTTCACCAAGGAATAATGATGTCACTTAAGATGTTCGTATGGGATTTGtcattacaaatactgtatctacAGTTCATTGATATCCGCTACACAGGGCTGGGAGGGTTACTTTAAAGACGTATTCTGATACAGTTACTATAATTtacctgtttttaaaaaatgtagtcacTAATGTAATCCAAGTGCAACACTATTAAAGTAATGTAACATATTACTTTCAATTACTTCTGATTACTCTAAcaccaaatatgacaaaagaaattcaatatCATTAAAgtatatattgatatatattttctgtctgCAAATGTTTAATGTGGGAGCGGGAGGAACAGGGAGCAAcccgggattcaaatccaaaacttcagaactgtgagacagatgttcTAACCTcttgttcaccgtgctgcctgtagCTTCATAACCAAGTTTTTAAAACCTATCCATATGACTCAATGTGTGTGTTATacagtgaaatggaaaaaaagaggaaagttaTGGAGGCAACCTTTGCAGTTAGGGCTATCTTAATCTCTGCTAACAAGAAAAGGTTGAGGCTCAAAACAACAACCTGCCTCTCCCCGgattaaaattgtaattctGAAAAGAAGCACACAGTAGAGAAAGAGATGCCAGTTGTGTCCAAGAAACAAAGATCACAAAGCCACTGATTGCTGTTGGAAATGTAGTTCCACTGCGTGCAATGGTCACACCCAGACGAAAGTAGTTTGTGAGAGCTACACACAGTGAGAGGCGCTAAGATGTTTCTGTGTGTACGTACATATGCGTGGACAGTGTTATGGTCTCCGGACCTGTTGAATGTTGTCTGTTCGTCCTCCAGACATAGGCGCAGACAAACATGTTTTGACACCCGATTGATTGTTAAGTGCTAAAATGTCAATGAAAAGTAAATCATGCATATgtcaaaaatgaaattactcTTGTGTTTGAACAAAATATATCATCTTAACCAAAATGAGAAAAGTGTCTTTAATTTATTGGAAATATGCATTGATTTTAATTGGGGTCATATTTGACCCCACTAGTGGAAGAGTGGGgtagtgattaaaaaaatgcaatttcttaaaattaatgaggaaaaaaaaatacataaatgaaaatGGCGTCGTCACAAACATGTTTTATGAGGAATACCTGgaatatgaaaatattacaactcTTCGTTTTAAAGATGTTGAAGAATAACAACCCAGTTTATTGcaaaaatacattgattttAATTGGGGTGATTTTTGACCCCACTCGTGAAAGACTGTAGGTATTGGTAAATTGTGCGTCAAAGGGTGAACAGAGTTACTCAGAATAACCACAGAAAGTAATTGAGGACTGTCTACTTATTCTAGTAAACAAAGGTGGGGTCATGCAACAGCAAAGCAATGACACAGCAACGATGTTCCAGGATCGTATCAAATTGTTTGATGTCTTTCATAGACTGCTCACAGCCTTAAGGCGGGCATACTATATTTgcacatatttaatgttcaaactgataaacttgattgtttttagcaaataatcgtccatccatccattttctgggccgcttctcctcactagggttgtgggctggagcctatcccagctatcatcgggcaggaggcggggtacaccctgaactggttgccagccaatcgcaggcaagtaatcattaacttagaattttatggctgcaacacgttccataaaATCTGggactgtcatgggtgtgtgttccggttgttgttttcccctgtCTCGTagacacctgctcctgagagcatcttcaccccctgtgcctcgttcaccctaattaccccttgcatttaacctcatgtctcatactttctagtcgccagttcgttgtaccttgtcgtcgtgttccagcattccttgtttccacgtcacagactcacagtaagagtAGACCTTGTTCCGATTAtcaacctcgcctttttgcatcacgtttttggatactgttgccttttttggattgcctgcctgtgtaccgacctctgcctgtatattaaacctctctgtttgaaactgtccatttgttttggagtcttgcatttttgggtcctatcctctgttccgttcatgacagggacaggtggcaaaaaagttgaggaatgctcatcaaacaactgtttggaacatcccacagatgaacagctgggtgccatgattgggtatacaaggagcttccctgaattgctcagtcattcacaagcaaagatgtggcgaggttcacctctttgtgaacaactgcgtgagaaaatagtggaacagtttaaggacaatgttcctcaacgtacaattgctaGAAATgcagggattttatcatctacggtccataatatcatcaaaaggttcagagaatctagagaaatcactgcatataagcggcaaggccgaaaaccaacattgaatgcccgtgaccttcgatccctcaggcggtactgcatcaaaaaccgatgtGTAaacgatatcaccacatgggctcaggaacactaatgtcagtaaacacagttcggtgctacatccgtaagtgcaacttgaaactctactatgcaaagcaaaagccatttatcagcaaCACTCAGAAATGccactggcttctctgggcccgagctcatctaagaaggactgatgcaaagtggaaaagtgttctgtggtccgacaagtccacatttcaaattgttttgggaaattgtggacgtcgtgtcctccgggccaaagaggaaaataaccatctggactgttatggacgcaaagttcaaaagccagcatctgcgatggtatggggctgtgttagtgccaatggcatgggtaacttacacatctgtgaaggcaccattaatgctgaaaggtacatacaggttttggagaaacctatgctgccatccaagcaacgtctttttcatggacgcccctgcttatttcagcaagacaatgccaaaccacattctgcatgtgttacatcagcgtggcttcgtagtaaaagagtgcgggaactagactggcctgcctgcagtccagacctgtctcccattgaaaatgtgtggcacattacgaagcgtaaaatacgacaacggagatcccggaatgttgaacagctgaagctgtacatcaagcgagaatgggaaagaattccacctacaaagcttcaacaattagtgtcctcagttcccaaacatttattgaatgttgttaaaagaaaaagtgatgtaacacagtggtaaacatgacccggtcccaggttttttggaacgtgttgcagccataaaattccaagttaataattattttctaaaaacaatgtttatcagtttgaacattaaatatcttgtctttgtagtgtattcaattaaatataggtcgaacatgatttgcaaatcattgtattctgtttaacacaacgtcccaacttcattggaattggggttgtacaactacaaccataaacatattgttacatcAATACATTTGTCAGTTCTTTGATGTGTACATTTTGTAAAggcacattttcacaaatctTTATCTTTTACACTATtgtttgatttcataaatgtatCATGCCTGTGATGTAAATTACTATAACCTCTTGTGCTtaacattttagaaaataagACAAGAAATGGAAATTCCATTACAACCAGACCTTGCTGTAGAACTCCAAAGTTTGTATCAAACTGATTAAACTCTGACTCGATAAAAACAGGCCCCTCAGCAGAAAGTGTCAGGCCACAGAT includes these proteins:
- the c5h15orf39 gene encoding uncharacterized protein C15orf39 homolog isoform X1; translation: MPLFDETVAFAGLSKPSDMSGFIVKPVLQYGGAYLAYNPRGKDAAELTSPWTKSNASLLDARSPISHASGATTGGDNSSLLYDNPVFLAIPKAVYGHKPCCHDLGCMMGHRYSVEQRSQTAAIADFEHGWTRGEAYHNKRSPIQRKGQDKQQGLPLHPSEEQVHSMSAESLSRGRPTRMEPNYCGYPCMSPLSMVTSLSEQSRHLQPSPGSYAGFHPSHATYEHMTSELYQECYPMSKYGHPTKHSMFYYPQANVEVENRTHCRDIGGKQREDVPVMRKSTIPSPREHYTFPQTLHGDIPLFLHSTETQPNNSFVQGFNYPCYERPGFPNSPIRNVERQHVPPGLPSHRISVSPSDQCLSPAASLQKSNTNRHVGPLDTSHSFLRMDPISPTQHVGQSVLPSHIQISRLYPSITHRLDHQMDQPVIKPCGLTKDRLLDYSSNVGQFTCPKHPKGLPVSPGTRLTQSPKHGSDCLSAALTNGPKFGTVIATGNKHNGLACSSATSVLEGSLKRHFPSLLKIKEESLDLCEVDLIKKRQKLEMEGLLKRNQEESPEMPVIDNVFSLAPDLGYLKTSGVLLPDVQPGGSMLMLLAEHCKVKPTTPLKEIKPDPVEQPIHVCPQRPEVQLIEPTKIKVEKINQSDPCDASANSLSQAACSTIQDQIKLQPEDASLSDTKSVLVIQICEPEKLERKPSSLEANYPLHTSKPPNSPSVCNARTSEEKVFKTEPKPVSPLKPLKAKLDIKTVPPECLILSSTYNIWPPDMKVCRPAAPQETPVQIQEESSPTKQKPQSVRKHFLELHRTLCKQISKCVSNTSEQQLRTWRSQLELVESSSTKVQKVSCLLGIKARHKWLNKEISSALQEVLDRFREYIIHERCPFPHVMRTAAVFLPMLVIKEILFPVVPGNFIDQVLQEHKVELRPTTLSEEKILIQLHKPCSSRLRRLISLKHLPNVYTDVLNLLYYSNVCKHLGECIKCIWIMTGRP
- the c5h15orf39 gene encoding uncharacterized protein C15orf39 homolog isoform X2 → MPLFDETVAFAGLSKPSDMSGFIVKPVLQYGGAYLAYNPRGKDAAELTSPWTKSNASLLDARSPISHASGATTGGDNSSLLYDNPVFLAIPKAVYGHKPCCHDLGCMMGHRYSVEQRSQTAAIADFEHGWTRGEAYHNKRSPIQRKGQDKQQGLPLHPSEEQVHSMSAESLSRGRPTRMEPNYCGYPCMSPLSMVTSLSEQSRHLQPSPGSYAGFHPSHATYEHMTSELYQECYPMSKYGHPTKHSMFYYPQANVEVENRTHCRDIGGKQREDVPVMRKSTIPSPREHYTFPQTLHGDIPLFLHSTETQPNNSFVQGFNYPCYERPGFPNSPIRNVERQHVPPGLPSHRISVSPSDQCLSPAASLQKSNTNRHVGPLDTSHSFLRMDPISPTQHVGQSVLPSHIQISRLYPSITHRLDHQMDQPVIKPCGLTKDRLLDYSSNVGQFTCPKHPKGLPVSPGTRLTQSPKHGSDCLSAALTNGPKFGTVIATGNKHNGLACSSATSVLEGSLKRHFPSLLKIKEESLDLCEVDLIKKRQKLEMEGLLKRNQEESPEMPVIDNVFSLAPDLGYLKTSGVLLPDVQPGGSMLMLLAEHCKVKPTTPLKEIKPDPVEQPIHVCPQRPEVQLIEPTKIKVEKINQSDPCDASANSLSQAACSTIQDQIKLQPEDASLSDTKSVLVIQICEPEKLERKPSSLEANYPLHTSKPPNSPSVCNARTSEEKVFKTEPKPVSPLKPLKAKLDIKTVPPECLILSSTYNIWPPDMKVCRPAAPQETPVQIQEESSPTKQKPQSVRKHFLELHRTLCKQISKCVSNTSEQQLRTWRSQLELVESSSTKVQKVSCLLGIKARHKWLNKEISSALQEVLDRFREYIIHERCPFPHVMRTAAVFLPMLVIKEILFPVVPGNFIDQVLQEHKVELRPTTLSEEKILIQLHKPCSSRLRRLISLKHLPNVYTDVLNLLYYSNVCKHLESTSPDVQKTTQE